The Aspergillus flavus chromosome 6, complete sequence nucleotide sequence tctatttatgTACAATGAGCGCAGCGGCGCCAGTCATGTTTGCTTGCATAGCGATGGCGTTTCACGAATCCTGGGATAGGCTATGGTCGAGGcctatctttttctcttgcggGGAATTTACGGCCTAAAAGTGCAATTGGGGTAAGGATGGTTTGGTTCTAACAGAAGCTATTGGTTTGCTTCATTTCATGGCCTAATCTTTGTACCTTATGAAACGGTGGAAGGCTGAAAATCTACAAGAGCTACTGAATTGCTCAATGGAATGAGATGACGATTAATTTCAGAAAATAGAACAGGCTTATTAGCAAGATAAACTGGAGGGTATGATCAACTATTTAACTTGGCTGCACACTGAGGACAAAACCATGTGCCTACAGGCTCCCTGGTTAAACCGACGCACTTCCAGTGAAACCACTCAAACTCGCAATTTTCGTTATCGCAAGCAACCATATCACCATGGCTTACACTGCGACAAGTACAATAGACCTTGGTATCTTCGTTgccctcatcttcttcctcttcttccatgtcATCATCTCCGCGCCGGGCATCGCTGTTGTTCTCAGAGTCCGAGACATCGGCGCTACTGAGCATCgaatcatcctcgtcttcatcgccgCCCGGGGCGGAAGGCGATTTCTTTGTGGTAAGTTTGATACGGCCACTAGCGCTAGAAGACCGTTTAGTTGATTTGCCATTCAATCCAGATGATGCCTTGATCTTTTTCAATTGTTGATGAGGTGCAACCTTCTTGGTCAAGGCTTTTTTAGTTGTGCTTGATGAGCGTGGCCCGGCACTGCCAGCACGACTAGAAGCTGGTGTACCTCCTTTGGGTGTGCCGGGACCTAGAGAGGATTGTCGGAGATTCGACGATGCTGCTGGTAGCGTCCCTAGTGAAGGGTTTAGACGCCGTCGCTTGTTCTCCACAGCGCCAGCTGATGATTCACGTTGTCGTTGGTGAAAATGAGCGGTGCCACCGGCGGGAGTTGCGGGAGCTGAGCTTCGCGCAGCAGTTGGGGAGCCTAGGCCAGCCACACCCGCTGATCGAGCCAGTGATTGATTAAGTCTCTGAGTGGCGCCTATTATAACGTTGGCGTTCCCGGACGTAGGATGGAGGGGAGAGTTGTATGAATTAGAGTCGGAGGCGGAGTCGGGAAAAAAGATCTTTGGGGGGTCTCGGTATTGGTCGCTATTATTGAAGAGAGAGGGCAAGGGAGGATCGTTCGAAAGAACACCGTCATTCTGCAGGTCACGAATTTTGATGTCCAATTTCTTGATTTGCCGGTCTAATAGAACGCACGCTTTCTCACTCAATTGtatcttctcatcctgtAGCTGTTGCGACTTGTCAAGATTCTGTAATATGACCTTTCCGTATTGCTCTTCTTTGGGATTCGGCGTCAGACTGCCATTCATTTTGATGAATTTTTGTAAACTACTATCTCTCGAATTGATCGTAGTGCGACATTCTTGGATGATTTTGTCTTTGGCCTGGATCTCTTCCATCAAGTGGTTAATTTCCGCTGGCAGATTTGCAACATCATGAACGAATTGCTCTAGCACGGATGCGCAGTCCTCAGCGCCGTGCGCCATATCGATGTTGTTCTCAAGCGACCTTGATTAATATGCGCCACTGATGTTGAAGTGGTTCAGGCTAGCCAGAGTTCCTGATGTAGTTAGCTTTGAGAGCAGACGTCTTGTTATTTTGTATAAAGTAGGGACAAGGCGAGGACCGGTCGTAATCGCAACTAGCAGAACGCATGAACCAAGCGTGGAGGTTGAACGAGTAATGAACGTTGGCTGATAATGGATAAGGCGCCTGCGACGGGAGTGCTGTCTTGACCGGAATAATATGACACCCGATGTGCCTGAGAACAAACCCTGCACAGCCACATACATAGGCATTAGCCACAATTATCTTATCAAACTGGCGGGGCAGGGCAGTCACAGCCTACAAATAAGGCAACAACTGGTAATATTTGACGTTGACGATATATTCCATGACAACGCAATTGTTTGGCGTATAATACCCAGTAATATATGCCCCAATTTGCTATAGACTATTTGGTTGAGGGGTTTCAATGCTCATTGAAACACCAAGAGGCTTTCCTTTACGCAAGATCTCGTATAATCTATAGTCGGCATAGTAACCTCTACTATGAACCAGCATATCAGCACAACCAACCTTAAACACTAATACATTATTTGACAGGAGGTTTATCCGCAGTATAATAGTCCAGT carries:
- a CDS encoding inhibitor of growth proteins N-terminal histone-binding-domain-containing protein: MAHGAEDCASVLEQFVHDVANLPAEINHLMEEIQAKDKIIQECRTTINSRDSSLQKFIKMNGSLTPNPKEEQYGKVILQNLDKSQQLQDEKIQLSEKACVLLDRQIKKLDIKIRDLQNDGVLSNDPPLPSLFNNSDQYRDPPKIFFPDSASDSNSYNSPLHPTSGNANVIIGATQRLNQSLARSAGVAGLGSPTAARSSAPATPAGGTAHFHQRQRESSAGAVENKRRRLNPSLGTLPAASSNLRQSSLGPGTPKGGTPASSRAGSAGPRSSSTTKKALTKKVAPHQQLKKIKASSGLNGKSTKRSSSASGRIKLTTKKSPSAPGGDEDEDDSMLSSADVSDSENNSDARRGDDDMEEEEEDEGNEDTKVYCTCRSVSHGDMVACDNENCEFEWFHWKCVGLTREPVGTWFCPQCAAKLNS